In the genome of Cryptomeria japonica chromosome 8, Sugi_1.0, whole genome shotgun sequence, one region contains:
- the LOC131857772 gene encoding uncharacterized protein LOC131857772 produces the protein MSFNWTKEGKRIFEEIKEALASTPTLLNLDFSKEFVLYAYGNIDSIAAMLVQQNSDGMEQPIAFFSQGLKDYELKYTFVEKHVLAIIRSFEKNRHMLSNNKVTLLVAHHVVIDFLLSKDLGEKRAGWITKVMEYDIEVKVTKLIRGKDLCEHMAGHSSEGEGSKKEEFLVIQDEVQTTVPIEENSWMQEIIHILLNGEYPQRMDKAKRRYFRLYSIPYVLVDGILFRKDHNGILLRCIDNDQTVKVLHEFHDGPIGAINPPSSAGHMWVLIATDYFTRWTEAVALNEANEGVVLNFYDELITRFGVLDSIISDNSLAFVGLK, from the exons ATGTCTTTCAATTGGACAAAAGAAGGTAAAAGGAtatttgaagaaataaaagaggcTTTAGCCTCAACCCCTACTCTCTTGAATCTTGATTTCTCTAAAGAGTTTGTGTTATATGCATATGGTAATATTGACAGTATTGCAGCCATGTTGGTGCAACAAAATAGTGATGGAATGGAACAACCCATTGCATTTTTCAGTCAGGGACTAAAAGATTATGAGTTAAAATATACTTTTGTAGAGAAGCATGTGCTTGCCATTATTAGGAGTTTTGAAAAAAATAGGCATATGTTATCTAACAACAAGGTTACTTTGTTGGTTGCACATCATGTTGTTATAGATTTCCTATTGAGCAAAGATCTAGGTGAAAAGAGAGCAGGCTGGATTACTAAAGTCATGGAGTATGACATTGAAGTCAAAGTAACTAAGTTGATAAGGGGTAAAGATCTTTGTGAACATATGGCTGGTCATTCAAGTGAGGGAGAAGGTTCTAAGAAGGAAGAATTTCTAGTTATTCAAGATGAGGTACAAACAACTGTACCTATTGAAGAAAATAGTTGGATGCAGGAGATAATTCATATTTTGCTAAATGGCGAGTATCCTCAGAGGATGGAcaaggcaaagagaaggtatttTAGACTATACTCCATTCCTTATGTTTTAGTTGATGGTATTCTATTCAGGAAGGATCACAATGGAATTTTATTAAGATGCATAGATAATGATCAAACTGTTAAAgtattgcatgagtttcatgaTGGACCAATTG gTGCCataaatccaccttctagtgcaGGGCACATGTGGGTTCTGATTGCTACAGACTATTTCACCCGATGGACTGAAGCAGTAGCATTAAACGAAGCAAATGAAGGTGTTGTTCTGAACTTCTATGATGAATTAATAACTAGGTTTGGTGTACTTGATTCCATTATTTCTGATAATTCTTTGGCTTTTGTTGGATTAAAATAG